A window of the Candidatus Nitrosotalea okcheonensis genome harbors these coding sequences:
- a CDS encoding sensor histidine kinase, whose amino-acid sequence MTLQSKESGTKSSDEWMVSDELKELDAAESELMEKEKHLTLLTNESFSKMKEVSKINRDLQNRIKSLQELSTSLNRKNDELKIANQELERKTIHNNQVSLELKEKLEHVTQKEKELSLQRDFLAKRLDETTQDLVKAEKFAIIGELSARLAHDLRNPLSVIKNTMDVMSAKQNMKIEERLQHIARFKRAVQRMSHQIDDVLDFVKKTEMVLHDTSLRSIMDNAINVILIPPNIKIFLPPNDVSVTCDSRKLEAVFSNIILNAIQATNDNGEVKIRIIDIGSNVKIEFEDTGNGIPATAIQKIFDPLFTTKQTGTGLGLSICKNIVEQHGGTIAVKSPPTIFTITLPKNMLQNNPKNSQTFET is encoded by the coding sequence ATGACGTTACAATCCAAGGAATCAGGCACAAAATCGTCAGATGAATGGATGGTGTCTGATGAACTCAAGGAGCTTGATGCTGCCGAAAGTGAACTTATGGAAAAAGAAAAACACCTGACTTTACTTACAAACGAATCTTTTTCAAAAATGAAAGAAGTATCTAAAATTAACCGTGATCTGCAGAATAGAATCAAATCTTTACAAGAATTAAGTACGTCATTGAACAGGAAAAATGATGAACTAAAAATAGCAAATCAGGAACTTGAAAGAAAAACCATCCATAACAACCAGGTAAGTTTGGAATTAAAAGAAAAATTAGAACATGTCACACAAAAAGAAAAAGAGTTGTCACTCCAGCGTGATTTTCTGGCAAAACGACTAGATGAGACAACACAGGATCTAGTCAAAGCAGAAAAATTTGCTATAATAGGAGAGCTTTCAGCTAGACTAGCACACGATCTAAGAAATCCACTCTCGGTCATAAAAAATACCATGGATGTAATGTCAGCTAAACAGAATATGAAAATAGAGGAACGATTACAACATATTGCAAGATTCAAGAGGGCGGTTCAGCGTATGTCGCATCAGATAGATGATGTACTAGACTTTGTGAAAAAAACTGAGATGGTATTACACGATACATCATTGCGTTCAATAATGGACAATGCAATTAATGTTATACTAATTCCGCCTAACATCAAAATATTTCTACCGCCAAATGATGTTTCTGTAACATGTGATTCTAGAAAATTAGAGGCTGTTTTCTCAAATATAATACTAAATGCAATTCAAGCTACAAACGATAATGGTGAGGTAAAAATACGAATAATCGATATTGGCTCTAATGTCAAAATTGAATTTGAAGATACTGGTAATGGAATACCTGCTACTGCAATACAAAAAATATTCGATCCGCTATTTACAACCAAACAGACTGGGACAGGATTGGGTCTTTCAATATGTAAAAATATTGTAGAACAACATGGGGGTACAATTGCAGTAAAGTCTCCCCCTACAATCTTTACAATAACACTCCCAAAGAATATGCTACAAAATAACCCGAAAAATTCTCAAACATTTGAGACATGA
- a CDS encoding universal stress protein — MGSQGLRGIEKIKVLGSVSRHVLENSFCPVMVVH; from the coding sequence ATGGGCAGCCAAGGATTAAGAGGCATTGAAAAAATCAAGGTTCTCGGTAGTGTTAGCAGGCATGTTCTAGAGAATTCATTTTGTCCAGTAATGGTAGTACACTAG
- a CDS encoding response regulator transcription factor, protein MVNDLMAHDSQIPVGDNHVGIRAIVVDDDADVREIFIELLQMNDIKIVANGINGKEAVELYKIHHPDFVFLDYLMPEYDGLYAIEKIREFDPHSKIILVSGSHFERNVLGDTVKAIIKKPIEISEIFKAINKIILAT, encoded by the coding sequence ATGGTAAATGACCTAATGGCACATGACAGTCAGATACCAGTGGGTGATAATCATGTGGGAATAAGAGCTATTGTAGTAGATGATGATGCAGATGTAAGAGAAATATTTATTGAATTATTACAAATGAACGATATCAAAATAGTTGCAAATGGCATCAATGGTAAAGAAGCAGTTGAATTGTACAAAATACATCATCCTGACTTTGTTTTCTTGGACTATCTGATGCCTGAATATGATGGTCTTTACGCTATAGAAAAAATAAGGGAGTTTGATCCTCATAGTAAAATAATTTTGGTATCTGGTTCGCATTTTGAAAGAAATGTATTGGGTGATACCGTGAAAGCAATTATTAAAAAACCAATTGAGATAAGCGAAATATTTAAAGCAATAAACAAAATAATTTTAGCTACATAA